The following proteins come from a genomic window of Thiothrix winogradskyi:
- the aceA gene encoding isocitrate lyase has protein sequence MTTREAQIAALQADWAENPRWANVKRTYSAADVVRLRGSLQVDHTLAKRGAAKLWDLVNGGAKKGYVNAFGAISAGQAMQQAKAGLEAVYLSGWQVAADGNTSETMYPDQSLYAYDSVPTMVRRINNTFKRADEIQWGRGISPTDEGGIDYFLPIVADAEAGFGGVLNAFELMKNMITAGAAGVHFEDQLAAVKKCGHMGGKVLVPTAEAVEKLISARFAADVMGVPTVILARTDAEAANLITSDHDANDKPFLTGERTAEGFYRVKNGLEQAISRGVAYAPYADMVWCETGTPDLGFAREFAQAVQAACPGQLLSYNCSPSFNWKKNLDDKTIAKFQDELSAMGYKYQFITLAGIHVNWFNTFQFAHAYARGEGMKHYVNMVQEPEFAARDKGYTFVSHQQEVGVGYFDDVTTVIQGGASSVTALTGSTEEEQFH, from the coding sequence ATGACAACTCGTGAAGCACAAATTGCAGCTCTGCAAGCAGACTGGGCAGAAAACCCACGTTGGGCAAATGTTAAGCGTACTTATTCTGCGGCTGACGTAGTACGCCTGCGCGGTTCTTTGCAAGTTGACCACACACTGGCAAAACGCGGTGCTGCGAAACTGTGGGATCTGGTTAACGGCGGCGCGAAAAAAGGCTACGTTAACGCTTTCGGCGCGATCAGCGCGGGTCAAGCGATGCAACAAGCTAAAGCAGGTCTGGAAGCAGTTTACCTGTCCGGCTGGCAAGTTGCTGCTGACGGCAACACCTCAGAAACCATGTACCCTGACCAATCCCTGTACGCATACGATTCCGTACCTACCATGGTTCGCCGTATCAACAACACTTTCAAGCGTGCTGACGAAATCCAATGGGGTCGTGGCATCAGCCCAACTGACGAAGGCGGTATCGACTACTTCCTGCCTATCGTTGCTGACGCAGAAGCCGGTTTCGGTGGCGTTCTGAACGCATTTGAACTGATGAAGAACATGATCACCGCAGGCGCGGCTGGCGTTCACTTTGAAGACCAATTGGCTGCTGTTAAGAAGTGCGGTCACATGGGCGGTAAAGTATTGGTTCCAACGGCTGAAGCGGTTGAAAAGCTGATTTCTGCACGTTTTGCGGCTGACGTAATGGGCGTTCCTACCGTTATTCTGGCGCGTACTGACGCTGAAGCAGCTAACCTGATCACTTCTGACCATGACGCTAACGACAAGCCATTCCTGACTGGCGAGCGTACTGCTGAAGGTTTCTACCGCGTTAAAAACGGTCTGGAACAAGCAATCAGCCGTGGCGTTGCTTACGCGCCTTACGCTGACATGGTGTGGTGTGAAACCGGTACGCCTGACCTTGGCTTTGCGCGTGAATTCGCACAAGCGGTTCAAGCTGCTTGCCCAGGTCAACTGTTGTCTTACAACTGCTCACCGTCTTTCAACTGGAAGAAGAATCTGGACGACAAAACCATCGCGAAGTTCCAAGACGAACTGTCTGCAATGGGCTACAAGTACCAGTTCATTACCTTGGCGGGTATCCACGTCAACTGGTTCAACACCTTCCAGTTCGCACACGCTTATGCACGCGGCGAAGGCATGAAGCACTATGTCAACATGGTTCAAGAACCTGAATTTGCTGCACGTGACAAAGGTTACACCTTCGTTTCTCACCAGCAAGAAGTTGGTGTTGGCTACTTCGATGACGTTACCACTGTTATCCAAGGTGGTGCTTCATCTGTAACAGCGTTGACTGGCTCTACTGAAGAAGAGCAATTCCATTAA
- a CDS encoding TRAP transporter small permease subunit, whose protein sequence is MLLTFSRTVDAMNAKFGQLANVLILLACVVSAGNAILRYSLDISDNWPLELQWYLFGAAVMLGASHTLAQNGHVRVDIIYGNVSDRTRLYIDIFGLLLFLLPACTLFAWLSWKTLFLPSWDILEHSSNSGGLPRYPIKFMLPLGFGLLVLQGLSELIKRFAALKGDIQLDTHYEKPAQ, encoded by the coding sequence ATGCTACTAACATTCTCCCGCACCGTTGACGCAATGAACGCCAAATTCGGGCAACTCGCCAACGTCCTAATCCTGCTTGCCTGCGTGGTCAGTGCAGGCAACGCCATCCTGCGTTACAGCCTCGACATCAGCGACAACTGGCCGCTGGAATTACAGTGGTACTTATTCGGTGCTGCGGTAATGCTGGGCGCATCTCACACACTGGCGCAAAACGGGCATGTGCGCGTTGACATCATTTACGGCAATGTCTCCGATCGCACCCGCTTGTATATCGACATTTTCGGTTTGCTGCTATTCCTGTTACCTGCCTGCACCCTGTTTGCTTGGCTGTCATGGAAAACGCTGTTTTTACCCTCGTGGGACATTCTGGAACATTCCAGCAATTCCGGCGGCTTACCGCGCTACCCGATCAAATTCATGTTGCCGCTCGGCTTCGGTTTACTGGTTCTGCAAGGTTTGTCAGAGCTGATAAAACGCTTTGCCGCACTAAAAGGCGACATCCAACTTGACACCCACTACGAGAAACCTGCGCAATGA
- a CDS encoding TRAP transporter large permease — protein MITLEMMPLLMFAGLVLFMLVGFPVAFSLMAVGLFFGFISIEMGFFTLPFLQAIPQRIFGSVIANELLLAIPFFTFMGAVLERSRLAEDMLDSMGQLFGRVHGGLGYSVILVSFVLGAITGTVAAQVIAMAMISLPIMMRYRYNMRYTTGVLAASGTIAQIVPPSLVLIIMADQLKTPTASADVGSMYLAAWIPAMLQIGLFMAYTFLLTRIRPDWLPPIPENEITLRGTALLKKALLGIIPTAVLIFLVLGTIMLGIATPTESGAMGAMGAVLLAYWRRKQLGGTAEWWSLIKQAYRNTARITSMVIFILIGATTFSVVFQGVDGGHWVEGLFSDLPGGWISFLINLSSG, from the coding sequence ATGATTACCTTGGAAATGATGCCCTTGCTCATGTTTGCGGGGCTGGTGTTGTTCATGCTGGTCGGCTTCCCAGTGGCATTTTCACTGATGGCGGTTGGGCTATTTTTTGGCTTTATTTCGATTGAAATGGGCTTTTTCACCCTGCCGTTTTTGCAGGCCATTCCGCAGCGGATTTTTGGCAGCGTGATTGCCAACGAGTTATTGCTGGCGATACCGTTTTTCACGTTTATGGGCGCGGTACTGGAACGTAGCCGCCTTGCCGAAGACATGCTCGATTCAATGGGGCAACTGTTTGGGCGGGTACACGGTGGCTTGGGTTATTCGGTGATTCTGGTGAGCTTTGTGCTGGGGGCAATTACTGGCACTGTCGCTGCGCAAGTGATTGCAATGGCCATGATTTCCTTGCCCATTATGATGCGCTACCGCTACAACATGCGTTACACCACGGGCGTATTGGCGGCTTCAGGCACGATTGCGCAAATTGTACCGCCGTCACTGGTGTTGATCATTATGGCAGATCAGTTGAAAACGCCAACCGCGAGTGCCGATGTTGGCAGCATGTATTTAGCCGCATGGATTCCCGCCATGCTACAAATCGGCTTATTCATGGCATACACTTTTTTACTCACCCGCATTCGCCCCGATTGGTTGCCGCCGATTCCCGAAAACGAAATCACGCTAAGGGGCACTGCTCTGTTGAAGAAAGCTTTGCTCGGCATTATTCCCACGGCGGTACTGATTTTTTTGGTACTCGGTACGATTATGCTCGGTATTGCCACCCCGACCGAATCCGGTGCAATGGGGGCAATGGGCGCGGTATTGCTGGCATATTGGCGGCGCAAACAGCTCGGTGGCACGGCAGAGTGGTGGAGTTTAATCAAGCAAGCGTATAGAAATACTGCTCGGATTACCTCAATGGTCATTTTCATCCTGATCGGGGCAACCACGTTTTCAGTGGTGTTCCAAGGCGTGGATGGCGGGCATTGGGTCGAAGGCTTGTTCTCGGATTTGCCGGGGGGCTGGATTAGCTTCTTAATTAACCTGAGTTCGGGATAA
- the kdsB gene encoding 3-deoxy-manno-octulosonate cytidylyltransferase, whose translation MNTVLVIPARYASSRLPGKPLRELAGKPLIQHVHERAMAAGFATVLVATDDERIQRVCCAFGAQVAMTASTHETGSDRLAEVVQQQGWADDTIVVNLQGDEPLTPVANLHQLARNLAQYPQASMATLATPIFSEAEFLNPNVVKVVRDAEGMALYFSRAPIPLQRDAGVALYDYALRHIGMYAYRAGFLKAFAGMPPAQIEQLEKLEQLRALAHGYRIHVDIAAEIPGAGVDTEDDALRVAAILGDG comes from the coding sequence ATGAACACAGTGTTGGTGATTCCAGCGCGGTATGCCTCGTCTCGCTTACCGGGCAAACCCTTACGCGAATTGGCAGGCAAACCTTTGATTCAGCATGTCCACGAGCGGGCAATGGCGGCTGGTTTTGCCACAGTGCTAGTGGCGACGGATGATGAACGCATCCAGCGCGTGTGCTGCGCTTTCGGTGCACAGGTTGCCATGACTGCCAGTACCCACGAAACCGGCAGCGATCGTCTCGCGGAAGTGGTGCAACAACAAGGTTGGGCAGATGACACCATCGTGGTGAATTTGCAGGGCGATGAGCCGCTCACGCCTGTGGCAAATTTGCACCAATTGGCGCGTAATCTAGCGCAATACCCGCAAGCCAGCATGGCAACCTTGGCGACACCGATCTTCAGCGAAGCCGAGTTTCTTAACCCGAATGTTGTGAAAGTCGTGCGGGATGCAGAGGGCATGGCATTGTATTTCAGCCGTGCGCCGATCCCGTTGCAGCGTGATGCGGGAGTTGCTTTGTACGATTACGCGCTGCGGCATATTGGGATGTATGCTTACCGCGCGGGTTTTTTGAAAGCCTTTGCAGGGATGCCACCCGCACAAATTGAGCAGTTGGAAAAGCTGGAACAGTTGCGTGCATTGGCGCATGGCTATCGGATTCATGTTGATATTGCAGCGGAAATTCCGGGGGCAGGGGTGGATACCGAAGACGATGCGTTGAGAGTCGCTGCAATCCTTGGTGATGGATAG
- a CDS encoding IS982 family transposase: MLTRLFCAIDDFCQDFHPEWNKTLLTPKGGHRRRHSGLGDSEIMTILVHYHQVGYRTFKWYYERHVKVFLKGHFPQLPSYQRFIELMPRVLLPLTLFMQQRCETGRGIAFIDSTPLKVCENLRIPRHHTFRKDAGRGKSSTGWFYGFKLHLVVDDCGNILSFAITSGNTDDRKPVPTLLKKVVGKVFGDRGYISKALTESLAEQGVEWITSLKKNMKPVARDTFDTLMLRKRSIIETINDQLKNISQIEHSRHRSLTNYMINIIAGLVSYAYQDKKPALDLKTSALVVI, from the coding sequence ATGCTAACACGGTTATTCTGTGCCATTGACGATTTTTGTCAGGACTTTCATCCCGAATGGAACAAAACGTTATTGACCCCGAAAGGCGGGCATCGTCGTCGCCACAGTGGTCTTGGCGATAGTGAAATCATGACGATTTTGGTGCATTACCACCAAGTGGGGTATCGTACTTTCAAGTGGTATTATGAGCGTCATGTCAAAGTATTTCTTAAGGGTCATTTCCCGCAACTCCCTAGTTATCAACGTTTTATTGAGTTAATGCCGCGTGTTCTTTTGCCACTAACCCTGTTTATGCAGCAACGCTGTGAAACGGGGCGAGGTATTGCCTTCATAGACTCTACCCCCTTGAAAGTCTGTGAAAATTTGCGTATTCCACGTCATCACACCTTTCGCAAAGACGCAGGGCGGGGTAAATCGTCAACAGGCTGGTTTTATGGGTTCAAACTTCATTTGGTCGTGGATGACTGCGGCAATATTTTATCGTTTGCCATTACTTCGGGTAATACCGATGACCGTAAGCCCGTTCCCACGTTGCTGAAAAAAGTGGTCGGCAAAGTCTTTGGTGATCGTGGCTACATTTCCAAGGCATTGACAGAATCGTTGGCAGAGCAAGGGGTTGAATGGATTACCTCGCTGAAGAAAAACATGAAACCCGTGGCGCGTGACACGTTCGATACACTGATGTTGCGTAAACGGAGCATCATCGAAACCATCAATGATCAGTTGAAAAATATTTCACAAATTGAGCATTCACGCCACCGTTCACTCACTAACTATATGATTAACATCATTGCTGGCTTGGTGTCATATGCCTATCAAGATAAAAAACCAGCACTGGATTTAAAAACATCAGCATTGGTTGTGATCTAA
- the rraA gene encoding ribonuclease E activity regulator RraA yields MTFKTADLLDDNEDKPLQVVQPGFNNYGGRPKFSGEIVTIKIYEDNSLVRELVAEDGKGKVLVVDGGGSTRCALLGDMLAEKAVKNGWNGIVVYGLIRDSVDIGQMDIGVKALGTLPLKSVKRGVGLRNEVVRFHDVTFTPGQYLYSDEDGMIVSPVPLLGE; encoded by the coding sequence ATGACATTCAAAACAGCCGACCTGCTCGACGACAACGAAGACAAGCCACTGCAAGTGGTACAACCGGGTTTCAACAACTACGGTGGTCGTCCCAAATTCTCTGGCGAAATCGTCACTATTAAGATTTACGAAGATAACTCACTGGTACGTGAGCTGGTTGCCGAAGATGGCAAGGGCAAAGTGCTGGTGGTTGATGGCGGTGGTTCTACCCGTTGCGCCCTGCTGGGCGATATGCTCGCTGAAAAAGCGGTGAAAAACGGCTGGAACGGCATTGTCGTTTACGGTCTGATCCGCGATTCCGTGGATATTGGTCAAATGGACATCGGTGTAAAAGCTCTTGGCACATTGCCGCTGAAAAGCGTCAAGCGTGGCGTAGGTTTGCGTAACGAAGTGGTGCGTTTCCACGATGTGACGTTCACCCCCGGTCAATACCTGTACTCGGATGAGGACGGGATGATCGTGTCCCCCGTCCCTTTGCTCGGTGAATAA
- a CDS encoding OmpP1/FadL family transporter, with protein MFRKTTLAVSVLLALGAQSAFATNGLAPTGLGQTHKAMGGAAAGFATSPMSMATNPAAASFAPDGYDVGLEIFKPDRSATFKGTAFGAPADVTADGNGDEMFLIPEAGYKRDMKGGLSVGVVAYGNGGMNTSYESGVPFGAGSFGGLPGTATRIDLKQMFIAPTASYKVNENVAIGASVNLVAQRFEAEGLGAFTGFTSNPAGLSNNGGANSTGVGATIGVQGKLSDKLSAGLAYRSKVGMSKLDEYSGLFPNAGEFDVPAATTAGIAFQATPQTLIAADVQKIEYSGVDAIGNSPATPLPFGADNGPGFGWEDQTVYKIGVKQQLNDGLALMAGYNRGDSPVSGGVTTLNVLAPAVVEEHVSLGFEKRLTPKSKIVGSYIHALENTVEGTATVPPPGPVPMDAYDLTMKQDIVGVAYSVEF; from the coding sequence ATGTTCAGAAAAACTACCCTTGCTGTGTCGGTGCTGTTGGCATTAGGCGCTCAATCGGCATTCGCAACCAATGGTCTTGCGCCGACCGGTTTGGGGCAAACCCACAAAGCGATGGGCGGTGCGGCTGCTGGTTTTGCAACAAGCCCTATGAGTATGGCGACTAACCCGGCAGCGGCATCTTTTGCGCCTGATGGTTATGATGTGGGCTTGGAAATATTCAAACCGGATCGTTCCGCAACGTTCAAAGGAACAGCTTTTGGTGCGCCTGCGGATGTGACCGCCGATGGTAACGGCGATGAAATGTTCCTGATCCCCGAAGCTGGCTATAAGCGTGATATGAAGGGTGGTTTGTCCGTTGGTGTTGTTGCTTATGGTAATGGTGGCATGAATACCTCTTACGAGAGCGGTGTGCCTTTCGGCGCAGGTTCTTTTGGTGGTTTGCCAGGTACTGCCACAAGGATTGACCTCAAGCAAATGTTTATTGCACCGACTGCGAGCTATAAGGTGAATGAGAATGTAGCCATTGGCGCATCGGTCAATTTAGTGGCTCAGCGTTTTGAAGCTGAAGGTTTGGGGGCATTTACTGGTTTTACTAGTAACCCCGCTGGTCTAAGCAATAATGGCGGTGCTAACTCTACTGGGGTTGGGGCAACTATCGGTGTCCAGGGTAAGTTGTCTGACAAATTATCGGCAGGTCTTGCTTACCGTTCCAAAGTGGGCATGAGTAAGCTGGATGAATATAGCGGTTTGTTCCCCAATGCTGGTGAGTTCGATGTACCCGCAGCGACTACCGCAGGTATCGCATTTCAGGCAACACCGCAAACATTAATCGCCGCTGATGTTCAGAAAATCGAATACTCTGGCGTTGATGCGATCGGAAATTCACCTGCGACACCACTGCCCTTTGGTGCGGATAATGGTCCTGGGTTTGGTTGGGAAGATCAAACAGTATATAAAATTGGTGTAAAACAGCAGTTGAATGATGGTTTAGCGCTGATGGCTGGATACAACCGTGGTGATAGCCCCGTGTCTGGTGGTGTGACAACGCTTAACGTGCTGGCTCCAGCCGTTGTGGAAGAGCATGTTTCCCTTGGTTTTGAGAAGAGGCTGACACCAAAATCCAAAATTGTGGGTTCATACATTCATGCACTTGAAAATACAGTGGAAGGTACGGCAACCGTGCCGCCACCGGGTCCTGTTCCTATGGATGCTTATGACTTGACGATGAAGCAGGATATTGTAGGGGTTGCCTACAGCGTCGAGTTCTGA
- a CDS encoding dynamin family protein has product MHILNQTLEQREARIGKVLDYIRQTQHIFEKYASSELKAAHGRFEPLIQGLESDKVRIVVIGEFSRGKSRLVNALLGIDLLPSAKEATTAINTFLQSPPVGRENDKYIRLNFIDKERPDQELNWDNDGVLKQWGTELDKNNKSARSQLQRIDVFAAHDLLNKGLVIIDTPGLESVVAHHEEITRKAIAGAHIAIWVQSVEQLGGNSREWQFLTATVRQNFRKFLTVVNMWDQVLEPEDDHDKAKPESERVDEKLNTVRENFRQHLKGLSESELAQMTNDQHLMGVSAKWALSKDDEQKRRSGIDHLVQRIADLCNSGEAQQEVFYKPLKQLSHIQTTLAAALDDEINVLNDSRTLDEKKRELDLLEQEIKSQTLEKKQAEREHKDEHHRVAQVMTKEINENLVQPLRGLRDEINIILTENYIRHEVEAGHKNIGLPQEAQIKFQQVTQTVSEKWVQQKQQVELALNNLKAEYVSAMEKRNIRLKKTLGSMNIELPEIKIDLKLDLSNVISFQKKKIELEHHMEKLETEMEKYEVESAQLSHDDPRIKSAQFAYEMAQRQLRDLGSQPEPYAYQVREQVVEPGIWDDAKYEQRTQYDDSNLKEYQAERAQLKNDMHNRGKLLEKLMQEEAERSKQRQTAEVMRRKAEQQLAKIEKQRKEKEASIVKEQQAIVADTLRALQNSTMGELNNRIGFLEKNVSKSIEKLFDDQLDVLLACVEEQFMQPLRAKQAKREEVLEIFKREQDEIEQRKLELSKAKKQLSEVMDFTQTALAN; this is encoded by the coding sequence ATGCATATTTTAAATCAAACATTGGAACAGCGTGAAGCTCGTATCGGAAAAGTACTTGACTATATTCGTCAAACTCAACATATTTTTGAAAAATATGCCAGTTCAGAATTGAAAGCTGCACATGGACGTTTTGAGCCACTGATTCAAGGCTTGGAGTCTGATAAAGTGCGGATAGTTGTGATCGGTGAGTTTTCTCGTGGCAAGTCGCGTTTAGTCAATGCGTTACTTGGTATTGATTTATTACCTTCAGCTAAAGAAGCCACCACCGCTATTAATACTTTTCTTCAGTCTCCACCTGTCGGGCGAGAAAATGATAAATATATTCGCCTTAATTTCATTGATAAGGAGCGCCCAGATCAAGAGTTAAATTGGGATAATGATGGCGTTCTTAAACAATGGGGAACAGAACTCGACAAAAATAATAAAAGTGCACGGAGTCAGTTGCAACGTATTGATGTATTTGCTGCACACGATCTACTGAATAAAGGTTTGGTTATCATTGATACACCAGGGTTAGAATCAGTCGTCGCACATCATGAGGAAATAACCCGTAAAGCTATTGCAGGTGCTCACATTGCGATTTGGGTACAAAGTGTTGAACAATTGGGTGGAAATAGCCGTGAATGGCAGTTTTTGACTGCTACTGTTCGGCAAAATTTCCGCAAGTTTTTAACAGTCGTCAATATGTGGGATCAGGTGTTAGAGCCTGAAGATGATCATGATAAAGCCAAGCCAGAATCAGAGCGAGTTGATGAAAAATTGAATACTGTACGTGAAAACTTTCGTCAACACTTAAAAGGTTTGTCCGAATCAGAATTGGCACAGATGACAAATGATCAGCACCTAATGGGTGTGAGTGCTAAATGGGCATTAAGTAAGGATGATGAACAAAAAAGACGTTCAGGTATTGACCATTTAGTACAACGTATTGCTGACTTATGCAATTCTGGTGAAGCACAACAAGAAGTTTTTTATAAGCCTCTTAAGCAGCTTAGTCATATTCAAACCACTTTGGCGGCAGCATTAGATGATGAAATCAATGTATTAAATGATTCTCGTACACTTGATGAAAAGAAACGTGAATTGGATTTATTGGAGCAAGAAATAAAAAGTCAAACATTAGAGAAAAAACAAGCAGAACGTGAGCATAAAGATGAGCATCATCGTGTTGCACAGGTGATGACTAAGGAAATTAATGAAAACTTAGTGCAGCCATTACGAGGATTGCGTGATGAAATAAATATAATTCTCACCGAAAATTATATTAGGCATGAGGTTGAAGCAGGACATAAAAATATTGGATTGCCACAAGAGGCACAAATCAAGTTTCAACAAGTTACACAGACTGTTAGTGAGAAATGGGTGCAACAAAAACAGCAGGTTGAATTAGCATTAAATAATTTGAAAGCTGAATATGTTTCTGCTATGGAGAAACGCAATATTCGATTGAAAAAAACTCTTGGAAGTATGAATATTGAACTACCAGAAATAAAAATTGATTTAAAATTGGATTTGTCCAACGTGATTTCTTTTCAAAAAAAGAAAATAGAATTAGAGCACCATATGGAAAAACTTGAAACCGAAATGGAAAAGTATGAAGTAGAGAGTGCTCAGCTTTCGCATGATGATCCACGAATAAAGTCAGCACAATTTGCATATGAAATGGCTCAACGTCAATTGAGAGACTTAGGTAGTCAACCTGAGCCGTATGCTTATCAAGTTAGAGAACAAGTTGTAGAACCTGGTATTTGGGATGATGCAAAATATGAACAACGCACCCAATATGACGATAGTAACCTCAAAGAATATCAAGCCGAACGTGCTCAGCTCAAAAATGATATGCATAACCGTGGAAAATTATTAGAGAAACTCATGCAAGAAGAAGCAGAGAGAAGTAAACAACGTCAAACCGCTGAAGTAATGCGCCGTAAGGCAGAGCAACAACTGGCAAAAATTGAAAAGCAGCGTAAAGAAAAAGAAGCATCAATTGTTAAAGAACAACAAGCTATAGTGGCAGATACATTGCGTGCCTTACAAAATAGTACTATGGGTGAACTAAATAATCGCATTGGTTTTTTGGAAAAAAATGTAAGCAAAAGTATTGAGAAATTATTCGATGACCAACTCGACGTATTACTTGCTTGTGTAGAAGAGCAATTCATGCAACCTCTTCGTGCAAAACAAGCTAAACGTGAAGAAGTTTTAGAAATTTTTAAGCGAGAGCAAGATGAAATTGAACAGCGAAAACTTGAGTTAAGTAAAGCTAAAAAACAGCTTAGTGAGGTTATGGATTTTACTCAAACAGCGTTAGCTAACTAA
- the mqo gene encoding malate dehydrogenase (quinone), which yields MVAKNVNVVLVGAGTMSATLGVLLKQLNPLLTISIIERLEDVAMESTSGWNNAGTGHAAYCELNYTPEKADGSVDASKAFAINESFERTLQFWSYLVQQQALPEPSSFINPTPHLSFVWGEKNVAFLRKRFELLSQHPMFAGMEYSDDPAVLKTWMPLVMNGRDPAQSVAGTRVMHGSDVNFGALTRNMIGYLQSFDNVDLLLKHEVKSLRKQADGKWRIVTQETDSILDTLTLTADFVFLGAGGGALPLLQKSGIAEGKGYGGFPVSGQWLVCKKPEIVSQHFAKVYGKASIGAPPMSVPHLDTRIIDGEKALLFGPFAGFTTKFLKEGSILDLPESIKPNNLLPMAKVGLSSFDLIRYLVSEVMQNHDSRMDALREYFPEARNEDWTLASAGQRVQIIKKDPVKGGKLEFGTEVITAADGSLAGLLGASPGASVTVTAMLQVLEKCFATEMASEEWRSKLKVMIPSYGVSLLNDVALLQQIRSFTLSTLGLIKIDANH from the coding sequence ATGGTTGCGAAGAATGTAAACGTGGTGCTGGTAGGCGCAGGCACAATGAGTGCTACCTTGGGCGTGTTGCTGAAACAGTTAAACCCATTGTTGACAATCAGCATCATTGAGCGTCTGGAAGATGTCGCAATGGAAAGCACCAGTGGCTGGAATAATGCCGGTACCGGTCATGCTGCCTATTGCGAACTCAACTATACCCCGGAGAAAGCCGATGGCTCGGTGGACGCTAGTAAGGCGTTTGCCATCAATGAGTCATTTGAGCGTACCTTGCAGTTTTGGTCTTATCTGGTGCAACAACAAGCCCTGCCGGAGCCGTCTTCCTTCATTAACCCGACCCCGCATTTGAGTTTTGTGTGGGGCGAGAAGAATGTTGCATTCTTGCGAAAGCGTTTTGAACTGCTTAGCCAACACCCAATGTTTGCGGGGATGGAATACAGTGACGATCCCGCTGTGCTGAAAACTTGGATGCCATTGGTCATGAATGGGCGCGACCCTGCCCAAAGCGTAGCCGGGACACGGGTTATGCATGGCTCGGATGTCAATTTCGGCGCTTTGACCCGCAACATGATTGGTTATTTGCAAAGCTTTGATAATGTCGATTTGCTGCTGAAACACGAAGTCAAAAGCTTGCGTAAGCAAGCTGATGGTAAATGGCGCATTGTGACGCAAGAAACCGATAGCATTTTGGATACGCTAACCTTGACGGCGGATTTCGTATTCTTGGGAGCTGGCGGTGGCGCATTGCCATTGTTGCAAAAATCCGGCATTGCGGAAGGCAAGGGTTATGGCGGTTTCCCCGTTAGTGGTCAATGGTTAGTCTGTAAAAAACCGGAAATTGTGAGCCAACACTTTGCTAAGGTTTATGGCAAAGCGTCTATTGGTGCGCCGCCAATGTCAGTACCGCACTTGGATACGCGCATTATTGATGGCGAAAAAGCGCTGTTGTTCGGGCCTTTTGCGGGTTTCACCACCAAATTCCTCAAAGAAGGCTCGATTCTGGATTTGCCAGAGTCTATTAAGCCCAATAATTTATTGCCGATGGCGAAGGTGGGCTTAAGCAGCTTTGACCTGATCCGTTACCTGGTTTCTGAAGTGATGCAAAACCATGATTCACGCATGGATGCGTTGCGTGAATATTTCCCAGAGGCGCGTAATGAGGACTGGACCTTGGCGAGTGCCGGGCAACGGGTGCAAATCATTAAGAAAGATCCGGTGAAAGGCGGCAAGCTGGAATTTGGTACGGAAGTGATTACCGCAGCAGATGGGTCACTGGCTGGATTATTGGGCGCTTCTCCCGGTGCTTCGGTAACGGTGACGGCGATGTTGCAAGTGTTAGAAAAGTGTTTTGCCACAGAAATGGCTTCTGAGGAATGGCGCAGCAAGTTAAAAGTCATGATCCCGTCGTATGGGGTGTCATTGCTCAATGATGTCGCTTTGCTTCAACAAATCCGCTCATTTACATTGTCGACATTGGGATTAATCAAAATAGATGCCAATCATTGA
- a CDS encoding TRAP transporter large permease subunit, with translation MAYPELRLIIVNLFIFFLAFFLDFFEIVFILVPLLAPVAQKILTPVLMTMGFSEPAAATAALVWFGIILSVNIQTSFMHPPFGFALFYLRGVAPKEVKSSDIYWGAVPWVGLQMIMTVIVMFSPGLVTTFLDKGKAPVEHSQEINFQMESNQPAVSSGSGEIQFNLDGQAPAQTPEPAKKDSNELNFQLDK, from the coding sequence ATGGCTTATCCCGAACTCAGGTTAATTATCGTCAATCTGTTTATTTTCTTTTTGGCATTCTTCCTCGATTTCTTTGAAATTGTATTTATCCTCGTGCCATTGCTTGCCCCTGTTGCCCAGAAAATCCTTACCCCGGTATTGATGACAATGGGCTTTAGTGAACCTGCCGCTGCCACCGCTGCGCTGGTGTGGTTTGGGATTATTTTGAGTGTGAATATCCAAACTTCGTTTATGCACCCACCGTTTGGATTCGCGCTGTTTTACTTGCGCGGGGTTGCGCCCAAAGAAGTGAAAAGCAGCGATATTTACTGGGGTGCAGTGCCGTGGGTCGGTTTGCAAATGATCATGACGGTCATTGTGATGTTCTCACCGGGGCTAGTGACAACGTTCTTGGATAAGGGCAAAGCACCGGTTGAACACAGTCAGGAAATCAATTTCCAGATGGAAAGCAACCAACCAGCGGTTAGCTCAGGTAGCGGGGAAATCCAGTTCAATTTGGATGGGCAAGCTCCGGCACAAACGCCAGAGCCAGCCAAAAAGGATAGTAACGAGCTGAATTTCCAGTTGGATAAATAG